The following nucleotide sequence is from Glycine max cultivar Williams 82 chromosome 9, Glycine_max_v4.0, whole genome shotgun sequence.
ttcaatttctttgataaaaaaaatggaaaaagaaaagcaaaaaagaagaggaaaaaaaactgAACCACTGAATGTTGCAGTTCGTATCAATATTATGGAATCGCACCAATCGCGTATGCATCACATGATTCAAAGTcatttgtgaattgtgattcATAGCATGATGCAAATTGTGAACTTGCCGAAGCATACTATATTTAATCATGCAATCTCAATCTTGAATCATGCATTTCTAAACTTAACAACTATGCATAAtgcataaaatttctaaaaaaaaatgtaatgcagCTATTAGGATAGTTCACTTGATGATGATATGAAATTGCGGTATAAGTAACTAATGGTGTTGCCAAAAAATATCCAAGAAtattataacataaaatatGAAGATAACTCTATGTATCTTACTTGGGTAAACTCATaagtgcttcttcttccttgggCTTAAGTATATTCTCATAGAAAGTGGAACTGGATCCCTCTGCTTGTGGTTGTGACAAATTGTCTCCTTCAGCAAGCAGTCTTTGAGATGCTAACTTGGATAAAAGCCACGACATGAATCCCGGGATGGGACTTAGGGTTGCAAAGGTCTACAGCCAAAAATTGACCACTAACATTAGATGTAAGTGGACGcaagtaaaatttaatacattaGATATAGCAGTATCCAAGGAAATATGACATTTATCAAGAAATTTTGATAACATTAATGTCCAATAATTAATGGGATAAAGCATATTACTTTTAGATTGTTCTAGAATGATGGAAGGAAGATGTATCAATTTGAAAGACTAGTTTGTTTGGCAAATTGCCATGTGCCTTTAGTTCTATAACAATCTTTGGAGAACAATGATTCCAGAAATCTGCATCTTTGAGAGGAGGGGAAAAGTTTAAACATGGCATTTAAAGAATGAAACCATAAGGTTGTACTAATATACTTGGAAAATCTCCCCATCAAACATGAAGAGTAAAGGGAAGGCAACACATTTTGTTGGGGACAATACCATTCATACCAaaaccacaaaaataaaaagtatgaaacttttttttttgaaaggtatGAAACTGAGgttagaaaaaaaacttaagatagaattattttttatgagtcTTAAGATAGAATTGTGTTAATAAATATTGTGCATTCATGAATTCCATGAATCTCcacataattgataaaatacttACAGAAATATGTGGCATCTCTCTTTTCACCTGTGTTACGACCCGTTTGATGAGAAATTTTCCCAAGTTGATCCCTGCTAAGCCAGGCTGCAAATTATGCCAAAGCAAACAGATCTAAGGTGCTAACATAAACCaaacagagaagaaaagaggaaagttaagCAAATAATAGCAATAAAACCCAGTCAGAGAAAAAGCCCAAGAACAAACAGCTCACTTTTCACTAAGAATGATCATGCTGAACTTCACCATGATATAATTACAGAACTAACAATCTTTGATAATATAATCAAATCTTCACTAGCGGCAACTTTTCATTACTTTTATGATACACAGCAATACCTGAGTTGATGATATGGAGTAGAACAAGGCACATGTTGCCTCACCTTCAGGTATAGGAGGACTATCCCACAAAACTTCCTGTGAAACAAAGAAATATTGTTTAAAAGAAGTTACTGAAAAAGGGTTTGTTTCAGTTGAGttcaaacaaaattaacctGTATAGTCTGAGCAACATCCTTCAGTAGTGCAACTTCAATGAAAATTAGGGGTTCACCTGAGGAAAACATAAAAGAAGACCACATAACATAGTTTAATACACTTGAAGCTTTAATAATCTTTTAGAAACTAGACAAAAATTATGTGCTTTGATTGGGTAAGAGCACTCAGCAGTCAGAAATCCTTGATGCTTATAAGaatttatcataataaaaacattttgcatttaaaagaataataataaagaattaaaCTATTTCCTATGATTCTAACTTTCCAACGATACATTTACTCCTTTAGTTCCCAATAACAAACTAATCACAAAATGTATTTTCAAATAACATATTTGAGAACAGGTATATAACTACAATATATTAAACCACTGAAACACATTGGATCACATGGGGTCAAATCAATCAATTCATGTGCAGAGTGTAGACTATAGAAAGTAGTAACacgaaatttaatttttcaagctACTTGCTATGAGAATATGAAATTCCTTTGTACTACCTATGTAATACAATCACCTAGAAAGCAAATTTCCGTTACTAACTTTCTGAGCTGATACAGACTCATAATATTGACTAAAGGTGAAAACAATGACCACTAGGATGATGATTAAAGCaccaatataaattataaaactgtGAAAAGTAGAGAATTATCTTTCAGTAACCAAGTGTTAGAAGAACTGCTGACCAGGAATAGCTGGATGTAAATATCCAAAACAACGACGGCCAATTCCCAGTCTTCTCTTAAGATCTAGAAGGTTGCTAATAGGGTGCACAGCCTACACAAGATATCAAAGATTATGCATACAGTGGAAGACCAGAGCTACATTGAATGACAATCcaagaaaaaaggagaaaagtaCTTCATAGGCAACAATTTTCTCCAGCAAAGAAGCAGGGTCATCCCATGTAATCTGGTGAAGCTCTAAGGCAGCAGGACTAAGCCAcgtaataaatttttccattAAATATGAATCCAATGCTCTCAGCGATGCAATATTTTCCTCTCTGTGTAAAGGAATAATTGAATTATCATACTCAACATTTCAGGAAAGCAGGTTGAACCCTTATTCTTGtcttatctttctttcatcCTTTTCCCCAGTAATGTTATGAACTGTAGGTATCTAAAATTCATACttccataaatttattttatttgaaggtCCTTATAGCAAAAAGCCTTGTGCAGACGATTGTAGACAATCAGTATATGAGTTCTCTAGCATGGAATTCACTAAATTTTAAAGAGGAAACAAGGAACTaagattcttttattttctcctgCTGTCATTGTAACATAAGGAAATTAAAGGAAATAGACATAgaaaaattgttcaaaataaaGTCGTACAGCTTCTGCCATAAACTTACGTGAGAATAGAGAGGATATCTTCTCGAAGAATGGATAAGGTCCTCAACCCTCCAGGATGAGTGTTTAGACGCTCAAAGAGAACTTCATAAACCGGCTGAAGGGCATGCCTCAAATTCCTCTCAACGCGatagaaagaagaaaacaagcCTTCGTCTTCAGAGCCACTCACTTGAGCTTTGTCTGCCAACCCAGTCACTTTTTTCACACcacagttttaaaataaaaaatgcaaagagTTACACACATGCGTGCATGCATGATGCACCCATACACACACATCCGCCTTATAATAACTCACCAGCAGGAAGTTCAAGTCCAAGGTACTGCTTTATCAGTTCACGCACTTGTGACCTATTGAGATCATACTCTCTAGCAAGGACAAGGAGCAACTTGCGACGGTTTTCACGAGAAAGGCTTAAATAACCCTACATTATTACCAGCTTATGGAAATGAAATTAGCAATGTAACAACAAAATCGAAAAAAGAAAGTTTCATTGCTATTAAGGACGtatttggataaactttttCCCTAaacaaataagaagaaaagatgaattgagTTTCTCTATAAACTAATATCAACTTAAGCACTTCAGTTTTTGGAGAAGTTAGATGAAAGAACTTATATAAAAGTTAAGTACACCAGTAGATTTTTAACTTGTGGGAGAAGCTCATTCAGTTTTTCCTTCTTGTTTACTTCTCCTATTAATAGGTAtggagaaatttatccaaacagacCCTAAAATCTAAAACTAGATTACCTCCGAGAAGTTATTAAGCACATCATCTAAAACTTCTGTTTTGTTCATTGATATGGCAGAGTGCATTGAGGCGCGGACACTCTTAAACTCTCTACGAATAAGTCAAAACAACacataaataaaagaagaaaaaaattgagcataaaaaaaaacaattaagcaTGCAAATTCCAATTACAAGTatgtgaaacaaaaaataaataaataaataaataaataaaaattaggaaCCTGTCGGAGTTGCCGGAGTCATTAGGCGCTGAATTTCCATCACCTGGCGATCCGTTTGGGAGGGAattctgctgctgctgctgcattTGACTCCTCGCGTTCTGTTGCGCATTCATCAATCATCACAAACGAAGGAACAAGAATCAAATCCACGCACAAAATAGAATCAATTtgcttgaaaaattaaataaaaaacaaaatacagcAAAGTTAAATGAGGCGAAATTCAAAGGTCTGAAGAGAATTGGGATTACTCACTGTTAGAGGaataggagagagagaaaggtttgTACGATCGTTGGGCTTCATTCTGGCGCGCATCAAAATGGACAAagcttttttgttcattttttatacatatatatatttccgTATTTTTATTTGCTGAAAGAATGTGTGTTCggaaatcaaaatcaataaactGGTATTAGTCAATCAACTTTGCTTTCTGCTTATTACATCGTTGTTTGGCAACAACCTCGACTATTTATGTTTCCACCTTCTTATTCCGAGCGAGTGAACGTTGCTTGCAACTTGCAAGCcacataaatatttgtttatttatattttgggtcaatGTCTCATGTGGTTTGAGTGCAGTCACAGGTTCTGACCCAATTCAAGTTTTTGCCTCCATTGGACTCTTTATTTTTGGGCCAGCTTAATTGGAAATTAATCTAATAGGAAATTGgcaaattggatttttttttttttggtattttttattttataaacctCGTATATTCTTGAGCATTATCAAAACTCAAACTTAGGATTACTTATTAACTAGAACAATCCTGTGCGAATTGATCCTAATACTAAGTGATAACTATATGAAATTGGAAAAGTCCTGTTGAAGGCCTTGTTTTCAAATGGAGTCTACAGTTTGTTACATACTtcattttcatccttttttttttgccaagttTTTAATGAGTGGCAGAGAAGTTTAGCTAACTTAACAGTTATTtccataacattttttattttggaggaTTGTCGTCTTCTAGCCGCCGATGATGGTATTAGAGGTTTTGATTACCTTTTGTAAAGCGTATATGCATTAGGGTAGCTGAAAGTTTAGCTTCTTTTTCCTTTACTTGTTTAGATATATTGAAAGAGAATTTGCCATACCAGATTCATCTTCTTGTAAAGGATGATGTATCTCATTTTCCTCCTTGAATATATTAcagtttatttcttaaaaaataaaaagtgataaCTATAATTTTGTATGGAAATAACGTCAAATCAAACATggcatattatttttattaatacttCTGAGTTCTGACACTAtcatatgtttatttttctatttaagcAAGCTTCTATGTTGTTTTGCAATGAACAATTTGTAGCAAATGATGTCCTTCCAtcttaataaatgataaaagcaaaattacttgaaagagataaaacaaaaacaccGAATACGATTAGGAATTTGGGAAGCATTACCGCTAGAAAACTTTAAAAGACCAAAATAAATGTCGTTGGCGTTGGTAATCCTTTTTTATGTCCAAAACtttctctattttctttccttGGACATCTTTTGTCATTAGTTGTTAACTcgatttaaattaatcaatttcagACATAAAGCACTTTatgaatttaagaaaaagagattaaaaataaatttttggtaGGTTTACCCCCATTGACATCATCTAGCTAGCGCGGTAGCTATTTAAAACTTGCTATATAAATCTTTCTCTAAAAATAAAGTACCagcattttcttttgagaaaaaaagagatGGGCTAAGCCCTAAAAAACAACTAA
It contains:
- the LOC100807487 gene encoding malonyl-CoA decarboxylase, mitochondrial, with amino-acid sequence MNKKALSILMRARMKPNDRTNLSLSPIPLTNARSQMQQQQQNSLPNGSPGDGNSAPNDSGNSDREFKSVRASMHSAISMNKTEVLDDVLNNFSEGYLSLSRENRRKLLLVLAREYDLNRSQVRELIKQYLGLELPADKAQVSGSEDEGLFSSFYRVERNLRHALQPVYEVLFERLNTHPGGLRTLSILREDILSILTEENIASLRALDSYLMEKFITWLSPAALELHQITWDDPASLLEKIVAYEAVHPISNLLDLKRRLGIGRRCFGYLHPAIPGEPLIFIEVALLKDVAQTIQEVLWDSPPIPEGEATCALFYSISSTQPGLAGINLGKFLIKRVVTQVKREMPHISTFATLSPIPGFMSWLLSKLASQRLLAEGDNLSQPQAEGSSSTFYENILKPKEEEALMSLPKDIATGENGMDVMFNLLTSTSYKWIHSPELLSALKSPLMRLCARYLLQEKKRGKALDSVANFHLQNGAMVERINWMADRSDKGLSQSGGIMVNYVYRLDHIEEYAHSYFSNAEIHASSALHHWVDVTDTA